Part of the Labilibaculum antarcticum genome, ATGGATGATTTCCATACTTTAATAAATGCATATGCATATATTACTATACAAAGAATAAGCATTAGTCCTATAAATAATTGAAATTTTCCTGGAATTCCTAAGAGTATCATAATTTTAAGTTTTATTACCAACAATGAGTCGCTTCATCTGCACCTTCAGAATCGATACAGTCTTTATACATTTTAAGAGTATGTGCGGTAGCGCATGTAAAAACACCAGCTTTAGTTGGTTTATCTGCACATTTCTTCAAGCCGTCAATAAATTCATCTGAAGTCATTTTTGTCTTATCTCCTGGAGTTTTGCTTCCTATTTCTTCATGCACATACTGTAAGGGAGTTAATCCCAAAACTATTAATTCATTGCTATACATTTTAGATAAATTGTCGTATAATTTTTTATCTATAATTGCATAATGTAAATTTCCTTCAAGATCTAAATTTAAAGTAATGTTCCCTTTTCCATATTTTTCAGATTCAAAAGATTCAGTAGTTTCTCCAGTAATAACAAATTCATCTTCCGAACATTCATACATCTGATTATTAAATAGAGTTACATTGTCACCATCTACGGATACACTAATAGTTTCTTTTTCCGGCTCTTCCATTTTATTTTCATCACAAGAGTAAAACGAAGCCACTACAAGTAATGAAGCTACAAAAAAATAATTTTTAAAATTCATAATGTTTAAATTAAAAGTTAGTAGTATCCCTTTATTCTCATTTATCAAAAAAGGTAACCCTAATAATATCATATTATAAAGCATAAGCTTGTGTTTTGTTATTTGATAATATATGTTTTCAAAAGATATGAAGCAAGTCAAGAAAATTCTTAGTTACACCATCTTTTTTTGATCTTGGCAAATTACATCACTTCAAGATATATTTTTCCCTTAAGAAGCATTTCAAAAATAAATGAATCTTACTTGCTAAGTATAAAAACAAAGTTGATAAAGTGGAGCTAACAAAAGGGGAAGTGCTTGTATATGAAAGAGATAAAGTATTTTAACTAGGCGAGGAGATGCATTTAAAGCTTTAAAATTTAAGGCTAAGTTCTAAAATAAATATGTGTTTTTTTTGCAAAAAGGAAAACTATGATTCCATCAGATTTTAGAGATTATTTTTTGAATAGCAATACCATTGTACAACAAGAAATTGTAAATGCCTTATTGTGAATATCTGCCTCTGAATCACAGCTAGAAGAAGATAAAGAACGAAAAGCAGTTACGTGTCCACATTGTAAATAATCTAATACACATCAATCATGATCTTCCCCACATCTTAAAGTATCTAATACTCATCAATAATCATTAGCTCTACATCACTAATTAGGAATACATGATTGATGGGGAAGGGATGACTGATGATGTGGAGGTGTTGAAATAGGATGTGGCGGATGTAGGGTATGATGTGGGTTCTTTAGCTTAAGATGTGGGGGTATCGGAATCGTGAGTGGACTTATCCATCTTGCAATTTTTTCGATATTCCTGTTGTTTTTCTCTCCTGTACTTGCTCGAGTAGGACTTGGCAATATCAGCATCATCACGAAAGGCGAATTGTCCGTACGAACGTATTTCATCAACACATTCTTTTAGTAAGGTAAATGCCTTATTTCGGATTGTTAATTGATCATCTTCAAAATACATTCGTCCGTTAATTTGGCCTCGAAGCGCAGCCATTCGTTCAGATTCTTCTGCTGCTCGATCGAGCAAAGAAAGATCGAAGTTGATCGCAAGCAAAAGTCTGTAAGACGCACTCAAGGATTTTTATATTAATCCTAATAAAACAACAAATAATACTCCAGTAATTAATGAAAAAATCGTTTTGTGATCAGTGTTTTTACAACATGAAGAGGGTATTATTTCATCTGCCGTTATGTAAATCATTAGTCCTGCGGTTGCACCAACAATAAATCCTATAAAATCATTTGAAATATATTGGTATAGTTGATTAGCAAATAAGAAACCTATAAGGATTGGTATCGCTGTTGTAGAAGAAACTAAGAATGATTTTAGTCTTTTTTTAGAGACTTGATAATAAGGTGCTGAAGTGCAAATCCCCTCAGGAATATTATGTACAGCTATTGCTAGAGCAACAGTTATGCTAACTTTAACTCCTGATACAGCACCAACTGCAATTGCCATGCCTTCAGGGAAATTATGTAAAAAAATTCCAATCAATAAATAAAATGCTGTTTTCTTAAGGCTTTTACCCTGTTTTTTCTGACTCAATCCAGGATGGATATGGGGAATGATTCTGTCTACCCCAAACATCAGTAATGAACCAGAAATAATTCCTCCCACTGCAACCCAAATAGAAGAAAAATGAATGCTTTCAGGAATTAACTCTAAAAAAGAAATGGCTAGCATTACTCCTCCTGCAAAAGCAAGCATGTTATATATAAATCTTTCTGAGGGTTTTATAAGAACTCCCAATAAAGATCCTAAAATTGGACCTAAAACAGAGATTACTACAATTACTAATAAAGAATTTTCCATGTCTACTTTTTTTTAAAATATTTACTGAAATAACTTCCTGAAAAACTCTCGCGCCGATTGGGCTGACGAAGGTGCTCTTGCAATTAGACATGTTATCTGCTGGCTTAATTTTCACTTTTCTTTTTGACCCAGAATTGATCGTTCCATTCTTATGCCATATTTTTTGAATGTTCCTTTTAATTTTTTCTGACGTCTTAAATAATCTTTTATATTATCGATGTTCCCTTAAAATTCTTTTGATTAACTTATTCTTACTGTCTTATTTTGGGAAAATAAAAGATTCCTCTAAAATCAAAATGTTGTTTTGTTCTTTCGTATTTATTTAGGACAAGTTTGTCCTACTTATTGTCAAAAAAATTATCGTTTCAAAAAAGCTATCCCCTTGTGCAATCCGTTCGCTAATTCTTCAATAGCAGTAGTTTTCAACATTACCTTCAAGTCGTCTCTGATGGCTTTGAATTGAAAATGGATAGGACAGGGTTTTCGCTCATTGCATTGCGGTAATCCAAGACCACATCCGTTGTATATTTTATCGCCATCAATAGCTTCTACAATATGAAAAAGCATGATTTTGGCTTGCATATCTTTAGGTATCTCATAACCTCCAGTTGATCCTTTTGATGAAACGATGATATTATTTTTAGCTAAAGACTGTAATATCTTAGCTGTAAATGCAAGGGGAGAATCAATGGCTTTGGCAATAGCCACCAAACTCACTCGTTCGCCTTTTTGCGATTGATGAGAAATATAAATGCTTGCTTTTATTCCGTATTCACACGCTTTCGAAAACATAAAATCTTTGTTTTTTTTACAAAGATAAGAGATTCTGAGTAATACCGGACAAAAATGTCCGAATTAAAAAAAGAGAAGATTGTTAGTTAATGATAATACCTGACCGAATAAGAAAATTGAGGAAGCGGATGTTGTTCTGACGAGCAAGATCAGATAAGCAGAAAAAAGCAAAATACGACCTTTCGATTTGCCATTTAATTTGGGGAATCGGAGGATAAAGATGTTGGAAATATCCATTGTTATTTACCAATGGGACAGAAATAAATATTAGCCCTCACATTTAAAAAAAAATATTGAAGGAAAACTTAACTGTTATAACTCCTAAAACGCTACCAAAACTATAAAATCTCGTTTTGAATTCACTTGATGATTTGGATAAAGGTGGTTTTGGAACAAGTTCCCCTAAGACATTGGTTCTCGGGGACAAGCTATCATATGAACTGATGGTCCACAATGAATACTAGGATAGCTTGTAAGTATATAACTATTGGCAATCCAATAGCTATATACATTCCAAACTAAAAACTTATACTTTATTTTTTATACGACCAACCAAACTTCAATCCGAATACGAAGTAGGTTAAGGTGATCGATCCAATTGCAAAAATGGTATCACCTATAGAGCGTAGCCATTTAAAAACAATCAGGTAATCTTGTTGCATGAATTCAGGAGAGCGGGCAAACCACATTCCTGTATCAACACTAGCTATTGTTTGTGCTAAGCCTACTGGTAATAAGCTGACAACTGACATAAGCATTAACCCAATATTTAATGACCAGAAAGAGAATTTGATGATTCCTTCCTGCCATTGCCCTGCTCTGGACAAACCTTTAACAACAAATAGTAGGAGTCCGATTCCCAACATACCATAAACACCAAACAGTGCAGTATGTGCATGTACTGCAGTCGTATTTAGTCCTTGCATATAGTAAAGGGCAATAGGAGGATTTATCATGAACCCGAATACGCCTGCTCCCAGCAGATTCCAAAATGATACTGAAATAAAAAAGTATATCGGCCATTTGTAATTAATGGTCCATTCTGTTGCTTGCATCACCCTGTAATTGTGAAACGCTTCATAACCCATAAATATCAAGGGTACTACTTCTAATGCGCTAAAAGTGGCACCAATAGCCAGAACAGACGTTGGAGTACCTGTAAAATACAGGTGATGAAAGGTTCCAAGAATTCCTCCAGTTAGGAATATAGTTGCAGAGGCCACACAAGCGAAAGTTGCCGTTTGAATGTTTAATATTTTCATTCTTACAAATAAGAACGCAATAACGACTGTAGCAAATACCTCAAAAAATCCTTCTACCCATAAATGAACTACCCACCATCTAAAATATTCAATAATGGATAGGTGAGTGTGTTGTCCCCAGGTTAAGCCAGCACCATACAATAAAGCAATGGCTACCGACGAAATAACGAAAAGAATCAAAAGATTTTTATCCTTTAAATTACGTTTTAAAGCTGGCCTTAATGCACGTACCATTAAAAGCAACCATAATAATAGACCCACGAAGAGATAAATTTGCCAGAATCTTCCCAGATCCACATATTCAAGACCTTGATGACCAAACCAAAAATTGGTTGTCAAATCAAGCATTTGCATAATTCCCAATAATTCCCCTATGAGTGATCCAACTACAATAGCCAATAACGAATAGAATAAGAAATTGACACCCAATTTTTGATATTTAGGTTCGACACCTGAAACAGCCGGAGCTATGTACAGCCCAGTAGCCAACCATGAGGTCGCAATCCAAAACAAAGCAATCTGAACGTGCCAAGTTCGGGTAACAGTATAAGGAAGAATCTCGGATAAAGGAATTCCGAAGAAAGCTTGGCCTTCAACTCCATAATGAGCAGTAATCACGCCTAATACCACTTGAGCTAAAATCAAGAGGGAAACAATCCAAAAATATTTTAAGGTTGCCTTCATTGAAGGCGTTGAACTCAATCCCATTAGTGGATCGACGGCAGGAAGATGGGCTTCATCAATCTCTTCTTCTCTGTTTTTAGCATGATAAAAGGCTAATACCCCGATTCCCATAAGTAACATTAATATACTGAAACCAGTCCATAAAATTAGGGTTCCTGCAGGAGTATTCCCTATTAGCTTTTCAGGAGGCCAGTTATTGGTATAGGTTATATCGGCTTCTGGCCTTTCTGTTACACATGCCCATGAGGTCCAAAAGAAAAAGGCATTCAATTGGTATAACTTTTCCTTACCTGTCAATGTATTTTTCTTCATTGCATACTGTTCTCGCAATGTCGTAAAATCAGGATCATCAGAAAAAAGACTAGAATAGTGGGCAATATTATCCTGAATGGCTTGTAATCGAACCGCAGAAATAGTTATTGCCCCAGAAGTTTCATCGTAAGTGTTTTCACGAATTTCATCTTGCAGTCTAGATTTTAAAACAGCTTGCTGTTCATTATTTAAATTTTCGAAATTACTTTCGTAATCTCGATTCGACCAAGTGTCTAAAATAAAAACAGCCTCTCGGTGGATCCAATCGGCATTCCAGTCAGGAGCAACATAAGCGCCATGTCCCCAGATGCTTCCGAGCTCCTGTCCACCAGTTGATAGCCAGATGCGCTGACCATCTTGTATATCCTCTTTGGTAAAAATAGTATTGCCATCAGCATCAACTACTTTTTCCGGTATGGGGGGTGCTTCTCTATATATTTCGACACCAAGATATCCCAATATGGCAAATGAAATAGTTACCACAAGGATAAAATAAATCCAGAGTCTTCTCATTTTTCCCATAGCTTCATTTTTTTAATGTGTTTATTGGAAATAAAACATAATATAATTATGTGGTTCTCTAAGGAGGTGCATTGCGTTTACTTTCTTTACATATCAAGCTTTCTTATAGGGATGATCTTCAGAGAATAATTAGTAGCCCAGTATTGAAATTGCGTTATCTTCTTCTATCAGTCCTTTTTAATATTCCCTGTATTTAATTGGTCCATTTTAAGAAATTCCCATTGTTTACTTTTTGTTGACACATTCTCCAAAGGCATTCTGTATTTGTAATAATCTATCTTTGTGTCTGATAATTAAGTTGTTAATATACGACTTATTTCGATATATTGTGTTCTGTTTTTTAGAGCCTGCCATAATTTCTGATTTATCCAATTTGAG contains:
- a CDS encoding ZIP family metal transporter, with the translated sequence MENSLLVIVVISVLGPILGSLLGVLIKPSERFIYNMLAFAGGVMLAISFLELIPESIHFSSIWVAVGGIISGSLLMFGVDRIIPHIHPGLSQKKQGKSLKKTAFYLLIGIFLHNFPEGMAIAVGAVSGVKVSITVALAIAVHNIPEGICTSAPYYQVSKKRLKSFLVSSTTAIPILIGFLFANQLYQYISNDFIGFIVGATAGLMIYITADEIIPSSCCKNTDHKTIFSLITGVLFVVLLGLI
- a CDS encoding RrF2 family transcriptional regulator, whose translation is MFSKACEYGIKASIYISHQSQKGERVSLVAIAKAIDSPLAFTAKILQSLAKNNIIVSSKGSTGGYEIPKDMQAKIMLFHIVEAIDGDKIYNGCGLGLPQCNERKPCPIHFQFKAIRDDLKVMLKTTAIEELANGLHKGIAFLKR
- a CDS encoding nitric-oxide reductase large subunit, with product MGKMRRLWIYFILVVTISFAILGYLGVEIYREAPPIPEKVVDADGNTIFTKEDIQDGQRIWLSTGGQELGSIWGHGAYVAPDWNADWIHREAVFILDTWSNRDYESNFENLNNEQQAVLKSRLQDEIRENTYDETSGAITISAVRLQAIQDNIAHYSSLFSDDPDFTTLREQYAMKKNTLTGKEKLYQLNAFFFWTSWACVTERPEADITYTNNWPPEKLIGNTPAGTLILWTGFSILMLLMGIGVLAFYHAKNREEEIDEAHLPAVDPLMGLSSTPSMKATLKYFWIVSLLILAQVVLGVITAHYGVEGQAFFGIPLSEILPYTVTRTWHVQIALFWIATSWLATGLYIAPAVSGVEPKYQKLGVNFLFYSLLAIVVGSLIGELLGIMQMLDLTTNFWFGHQGLEYVDLGRFWQIYLFVGLLLWLLLMVRALRPALKRNLKDKNLLILFVISSVAIALLYGAGLTWGQHTHLSIIEYFRWWVVHLWVEGFFEVFATVVIAFLFVRMKILNIQTATFACVASATIFLTGGILGTFHHLYFTGTPTSVLAIGATFSALEVVPLIFMGYEAFHNYRVMQATEWTINYKWPIYFFISVSFWNLLGAGVFGFMINPPIALYYMQGLNTTAVHAHTALFGVYGMLGIGLLLFVVKGLSRAGQWQEGIIKFSFWSLNIGLMLMSVVSLLPVGLAQTIASVDTGMWFARSPEFMQQDYLIVFKWLRSIGDTIFAIGSITLTYFVFGLKFGWSYKK